Proteins encoded by one window of Musa acuminata AAA Group cultivar baxijiao chromosome BXJ2-9, Cavendish_Baxijiao_AAA, whole genome shotgun sequence:
- the LOC135623085 gene encoding abscisic acid 8'-hydroxylase 3-like, whose product MGMAYSLLLSFLLLALATLLFLRKRKRKSQDGYQLPPGSMGWPYVGETLQLYSEDPNVFFATKQKRYGEIFKTHLLGYPCVMLASPEAARFVLVTQAHLFKPTYPRSKERMIGPRALFFHQGDYHMRLRKLVQGSLSPDALRGRVPDIERIVISMLESWVGQEVRTFHAMKKLSFDVGILTIFGGRLDERYKVELKKNYFIVDKGYNSFPTYIPGTPYHKAIQARKRLRGILSEIMKERRTKGVTENDLLGCLMDSRDERGEHLNDDQIADNVIGVLFAAQDTTASVMTWVLKFLHDHPKLLESVRAEQMVIQQSNEFGSRPLTWGQTRSMALTHKVILESLRMASIISFTFREAVADVVYKGYLIPKGWKVMPLFRNIHHNPEFFREPRVFDPCRFEVAPKPNTFLPFGNGVHACPGNELAKLEMLILIHHLVTKYRWEIVGHQGEVEYCPFPVPKQGLPAKLWRVTGGSEEAGQGRPPA is encoded by the exons ATGGGGATGGCTTACAGCCTTCTTCTCAGCTTCCTTCTCTTGGCCCTTGCAACCTTGCTCTTCCTCAGAAAGCGCAAGAGGAAATCCCAGGACGGGTATCAGCTCCCACCTGGTTCCATGGGATGGCCTTACGTGGGAGAGACGCTTCAGCTTTACTCGGAAGACCCCAATGTCTTCTTTGCCACCAAACAGAAGAG GTACGGCGAGATCTTCAAGACGCACCTGTTGGGCTACCCGTGCGTGATGCTGGCCAGCCCCGAGGCGGCGAGGTTCGTGCTGGTGACGCAGGCTCATCTGTTCAAGCCGACGTACCCGAGGAGCAAGGAGCGGATGATCGGGCCCCGGGCGCTCTTCTTCCACCAAGGCGACTACCACATGCGGTTGAGGAAGCTCGTCCAGGGCTCGTTGTCGCCGGACGCGCTTCGCGGCCGCGTCCCCGACATCGAACGCATAGTGATCTCCATGTTGGAATCATGGGTGGGTCAGGAGGTCAGAACCTTTCATGCAATGAAGAAG TTATCTTTTGATGTCGGTATCCTCACCATCTTTGGGGGCCGATTGGACGAGCGGTACAAAGTAGAGCTGAAGAAAAACTACTTCATCGTCGACAAGGGCTACAATTCCTTCCCCACGTACATTCCCGGGACCCCGTACCACAAGGCGATCCAG GCAAGGAAACGTTTGCGCGGCATACTGAGTGAGATCATGAAGGAGAGGAGGACGAAGGGAGTCACAGAGAACGATCTGTTGGGCTGCCTCATGGACTCTAGGGACGAAAGGGGGGAGCACCTCAACGACGACCAGATCGCCGACAACGTCATCGGCGTACTGTTTGCCGCACAGGACACCACGGCCAGCGTCATGACATGGGTGCTAAAGTTCCTCCACGACCACCCGAAGCTTCTTGAATCTGTCAGA GCGGAGCAAATGGTGATCCAGCAGAGCAACGAGTTTGGAAGTCGACCCCTGACATGGGGGCAAACGCGAAGCATGGCTCTAACTCACAAG GTTATATTGGAGAGTTTAAGGATGGCGAGCATCATTTCTTTCACTTTTAGGGAGGCTGTGGCTGATGTGGTGTACAAAG GATACCTTATACCAAAGGGTTGGAAGGTGATGCCTTTGTTCAGGAACATACATCACAATCCAGAATTCTTTCGAGAACCGCGGGTGTTCGATCCTTGTAGATTCGAG GTTGCTCCGAAGCCCAATACTTTCTTGCCATTTGGGAATGGAGTTCACGCTTGCCCCGGCAATGAGCTGGCGAAACTTGAAATGCTCATTCTGATCCATCATCTTGTGACCAAATACAG GTGGGAGATTGTGGGACACCAAGGTGAGGTGGAGTACTGCCCTTTCCCGGTGCCCAAGCAAGGACTTCCGGCCAAGCTGTGGAGAGTCACCGGCGGCAGCGAAGAAGCAGGACAAGGACGTCCGCCTGCATGA
- the LOC135623086 gene encoding ferredoxin--nitrite reductase, chloroplastic-like, giving the protein MASSTSLQHFAPPARTSPRREPARRRLTVTAAVTPATEAATAGVAEERLEPRVEEREGGYWVLKEKYREGINPQEKVKLAKEPMSLVLEDGIRELAAKSMEEIDATKVHKDDIDVRLKWLGLFHRRKHQYGRFMMRLKLPNGVTTSEQTRYLASVVEGYGEDGCADVTTRQNWQIRGVTLPDVPAIMQGLGRVGLTSLQSGMDNVRNPVGNPLAGIDPHEIVDTRPYTNLLSAFVTANSRGNPAVTNLPRKWNVCVVGSHDLYEHPHINDLAYMPAMKDGRFGFNLLVGGFFSPKRCAEAVPLDAWVPSDDVIPVCKAILEAYRDLGTRGNRQKTRMMWLIDELGIEAFRSEVERRMPQELLERASAEELVQKEWERRDYLGVHPQKQPGLSFVGLHIPVGRVQASDMFELARLADEYGSGELRLTVEQNVIIPNVDDARVEALLDEPLLKERFSPEPPLLMKGLVACTGNQFCGQAIIETKARAMQVTEEVEKRVSLGRAVRMHWTGCPNSCGQVQVADIGFMGCMTRDAEGKVCEGADIYLGGRIGSDSHLGDLHKKAVPCKDLVPVVVDILVEHFGAVRREREEDEEEEQLGGN; this is encoded by the exons ATGGCGTCCTCCACATCCCTGCAGCACTTCGCTCCTCCTGCCCGGACCTCCCCGCGGCGCGAACCCGCGAGGCGGAGGCTGACGGTCACGGCGGCCGTCACCCCTGCAACTGAGGCCGCGACGGCTGGGGTGGCGGAGGAGAGGTTGGAGCCGAGAGTGGAGGAGAGGGAGGGCGGCTACTGGGTGCTGAAGGAGAAGTACCGGGAGGGGATCAACCCGCAGGAGAAGGTGAAGCTGGCGAAGGAGCCCATGAGCCTGGTGCTGGAGGACGGCATCCGCGAGCTGGCCGCCAAGTCGATGGAGGAGATCGACGCGACCAAGGTCCACAAGGACGACATCGACGTCCGCCTCAAATGGCTCGGCCTCTTCCACCGACGCAAGCACCAGT ACGGGCGGTTCATGATGCGGCTGAAGCTGCCCAACGGCGTGACCACGAGCGAGCAGACGCGGTACCTGGCGAGCGTGGTGGAGGGCTACGGCGAGGACGGCTGCGCCGACGTGACCACCCGGCAGAACTGGCAGATCCGGGGCGTCACCCTCCCAGACGTGCCGGCCATTATGCAGGGCCTCGGCCGCGTTGGCCTCACCAGCCTCCAGAGCGGCATGGACAATGTGCGCAACCCCGTCGGAAACCCCCTTGCCGGCATCGACCCCCACGAGATCGTCGACACCCGCCCCTACACCAACCTGCTCTCCGCCTTCGTCACCGCCAATTCCCGCGGCAACCCCGCCGTCACCAACTT GCCAAGAAAATGGAACGTGTGCGTCGTGGGCTCGCATGATCTCTACGAGCACCCGCACATCAATGACCTCGCCTACATGCCTGCCATGAAGGACGGGAGATTTGGCTTCAACCTGCTGGTGGGCGGATTCTTTAGCCCCAAGAGATGCGCAGAGGCTGTGCCGCTCGACGCTTGGGTCCCCTCCGACGACGTCATCCCCGTCTGCAAAGCCATCCTGGAGGCTTACAGAGATCTCGGTACCAGAGGCAACCGGCAGAAGACTCGCATGATGTGGCTTATCGACGAACTC GGCATAGAAGCGTTCAGATCGGAAGTGGAGAGAAGGATGCCGCAGGAGCTGCTGGAGAGGGCATCCGCAGAGGAACTGGTGCAGAAGGAATGGGAACGAAGGGATTACCTCGGCGTCCACCCCCAGAAACAGCCCGGCCTCTCCTTCGTCGGCCTTCACATCCCGGTGGGCCGGGTGCAGGCGTCCGACATGTTCGAGCTCGCCCGCCTCGCCGACGAGTACGGCTCCGGCGAGCTCCGCCTCACCGTGGAGCAGAACGTCATCATCCCCAACGTCGACGACGCGCGCGTGGAAGCGCTGCTGGACGAGCCGCTGCTGAAGGAGAGGTTCTCCCCGGAGCCCCCCCTGCTGATGAAAGGGCTGGTGGCATGCACCGGGAACCAGTTCTGCGGGCAGGCCATCATCGAGACGAAGGCGAGGGCGATGCAGGTGACGGAGGAGGTGGAGAAGAGGGTGTCGTTGGGGCGGGCGGTGAGGATGCACTGGACCGGCTGCCCGAACAGCTGCGGGCAGGTGCAGGTGGCCGACATCGGCTTCATGGGGTGCATGACCAGGGATGCGGAGGGGAAGGTGTGCGAGGGGGCGGACATCTACTTGGGTGGGAGAATCGGGAGCGACTCGCATCTGGGAGACCTGCACAAGAAGGCGGTGCCGTGCAAGGACTTGGTGCCGGTGGTGGTGGACATCCTTGTGGAGCACTTCGGGGCCGTCCGCAGGGAGAGGGAAGAGGACGAAGAGGAGGAGCAGCTCGGTGGAAACTGA
- the LOC135583656 gene encoding uncharacterized protein LOC135583656: protein MVDVDRHMGGLTPAHAAGLRRLSARASAAPTSSTAAVSHHGGLLSFRPLAESVLARLRAASVPIRPGLSDAEVSRLEADLAVSVPPDLRAILVLGLPSAPGFPDWRPSSSCTDLLLRASLDVPLAAASLQVARGALWPRSWGPRPSDPDRALGVARAALRRSPFLIPVFDRCYIPSRPCLAGNPIFYVDEHRVFCCGFDLADFFQREPTFPPASRRDPHPISSSDAPLPPPPPPPARRSLDAVAGRTPRWIEFWSDAASDRRRRNSSSSASSSSSGSASPRLSDPQRSVDIRSQRRLPGWVDCYLDQIGSVLRSSGWGESDVIEIVGVPPSRFFDGDVEASTAAAIDSEAALDALLVNADRCSQSLRRAGWSPDEVSDALGFDFLRREGRRERPPMELPPEIAAKVEKLAEAVATS, encoded by the coding sequence ATGGTCGACGTCGATCGCCACATGGGGGGCCTCACGCCTGCCCACGCCGCCGGCCTCCGCCGCCTCTCCGCCCGCGCCTCTGCAGCCCCCACATCTTCCACCGCAGCCGTTTCCCACCATGGCGGCCTCCTCTCCTTCCGCCCCCTCGCGGAGTCCGTCCTCGCACGTCTCCGCGCCGCCTCCGTACCCATCCGCCCTGGCCTCTCCGATGCCGAGGTCTCGCGCCTCGAGGCCGACCTCGCCGTCTCCGTCCCTCCGGACCTCCGCGCCATCCTCGTCCTCGGGCTACCCTCCGCCCCCGGCTTCCCCGACTGGCGCCCCTCATCCTCCTGCACCGACCTCCTACTCCGCGCTTCCCTCGACGTCCCCCTCGCCGCTGCTTCCCTCCAGGTCGCCCGCGGCGCCCTCTGGCCCCGCTCATGGGGTCCCCGCCCTTCCGACCCCGACCGCGCCCTAGGCGTCGCCCGCGCCGCCCTCCGCCGCTCCCCCTTCCTCATCCCCGTCTTCGATCGCTGCTACATCCCTTCCCGCCCCTGCCTCGCTGGCAACCCCATTTTCTACGTCGACGAGCACCGCGTTTTCTGCTGTGGCTTCGATCTCGCCGATTTCTTCCAGCGCGAGCCCACCTTCCCTCCGGCTTCCCGACGTGATCCCCACCCGATCAGCTCTTCCGACGCTCCGCTCCCGCCTCCCCCACCGCCCCCCGCCCGGCGGAGCCTGGACGCCGTCGCAGGGAGGACACCCCGGTGGATCGAGTTCTGGAGCGACGCTGCCTCCGATCGCCGCCGCCGGAACTCGTCCTCATCggcgtcctcgtcctcctccggcTCGGCGTCACCGCGGCTGTCGGACCCGCAGCGGTCCGTGGATATCCGTTCTCAAAGGCGTCTGCCGGGCTGGGTCGACTGCTACCTCGACCAGATCGGGTCGGTCCTCCGATCGTCCGGCTGGGGCGAGTCGGACGTCATCGAGATCGTCGGCGTGCCACCATCGAGGTTCTTCGACGGCGATGTCGAAGCGTCGACCGCGGCCGCGATCGACTCCGAAGCGGCGCTTGACGCACTGCTGGTGAATGCGGACCGCTGCTCCCAGTCGCTCCGGCGAGCAGGGTGGAGCCCCGACGAGGTCTCCGACGCGCTGGGTTTCGACTTTCTGCGGCGAGAGGGGAGGCGGGAGAGACCTCCGATGGAGTTACCCCCCGAGATCGCCGCCAAGGTCGAGAAGCTCGCCGAGGCGGTGGCCACATCCTGA